A region of Massilia sp. KIM DNA encodes the following proteins:
- a CDS encoding winged helix-turn-helix domain-containing protein, whose product MTSDPTTTFTFGPYALQPVRRLLLRDGEPVQIGSRAFDVLTLLLERAGDVVSKEELLARAWPRTFVEESNLRVHISVLRKVLRETLDGVRYIDNVAGRGYSFVGLVSALGPAPGPLRRGAPLAPPQRLAARLVGRGDELDALGTALSVAPLLTLVGPGGVGKTALALAAARRYAPDFPDGVFLAELGAIRDPSQAREVLAAAVELPAEARLEAICDHLRARRALVILDSCEHLGDAPARLAAALLAGAPGVNLLATSREALGLPEERVHALAPLALPLEGSSLEGVALESYGALALFAQCAAGALAPGQPGPAELALIARICRRLDGLPLAIELAAARVPMLGLHGVDASLGDSLDLLSRSRPGGEPRHQSLRDVLDWSYALLSPGEQRMLRCLSVYRASFTIDCARAVCAAAPEPFEPAALYNLAARSLLVCEYDGAEVRYRMLETTRVYAASRLAQAGEHDAVLRAYALRCIGLMAVANGEREGLEAARWQARYGVRLDDLRAALDWCFGPTGDTPLGVQLAAAGTLLWNELSLLEELRAQVLRALPHAREPQAEMLLQTSLGGALVHLGYPPERAVAAFSRAYELARSHGDSAQLTRTYAGLCFNHIIQGQYPQAMALSHAFAPYRNKARDRIAEDIHDRVMAATLHFQGEQRQARFHAERIYRLPRSTQRGAGGSSVQYDGKAASSAILARVRWLTGHAEEAAALALESVERAQEIEHPASLCLSLALTACPVAFWNGDQQSAAYFSNLLCERSQAHGLQQWQSWAEQFRALASGTYPQGAPPLMPGPQAETMHTILPGLAGPADFARVGQGLAGWCAAELTRQKAVWMRTAGRPAAQAEAELMRAACFAESQGALAWLLRIAITRAQWAQGTPRLGQALQQLYATLRRFPPGFPARGQREAQALLDAAGSPTFPFHPASHAGGRGRGAETTSR is encoded by the coding sequence ATGACCAGCGACCCGACCACCACGTTCACGTTCGGTCCTTACGCCCTGCAACCGGTGCGCCGGCTGCTGCTGCGCGACGGCGAGCCGGTCCAGATCGGCAGTCGCGCCTTCGACGTGCTCACCCTGCTGCTGGAGCGGGCGGGCGACGTCGTCTCGAAAGAAGAACTGCTGGCGCGCGCCTGGCCGCGCACCTTCGTCGAGGAATCCAACCTGAGGGTGCACATCAGCGTGCTGCGCAAGGTCTTGCGCGAGACGCTCGACGGCGTGCGCTACATCGACAACGTCGCCGGTCGCGGCTACAGCTTCGTCGGCCTCGTCTCCGCCCTGGGGCCTGCCCCGGGCCCGTTGCGGCGCGGTGCGCCGCTTGCGCCGCCGCAGCGCCTGGCTGCGCGCCTGGTCGGACGCGGCGACGAACTCGACGCCCTGGGCACGGCCCTGTCCGTGGCGCCGCTCCTGACCCTGGTCGGTCCGGGCGGGGTCGGCAAGACGGCGCTGGCGCTGGCCGCCGCGCGCCGCTATGCGCCCGACTTCCCGGACGGCGTCTTCCTGGCCGAACTCGGCGCCATCCGCGACCCGTCCCAGGCACGCGAGGTGCTGGCCGCCGCCGTCGAGCTGCCGGCCGAGGCCAGGCTTGAGGCCATCTGCGACCACCTGCGCGCACGCCGCGCGCTGGTGATCCTCGACAGCTGCGAGCACCTGGGCGATGCGCCGGCGCGCCTGGCCGCCGCCCTGCTGGCCGGCGCCCCCGGCGTGAACCTGCTCGCCACCAGCCGCGAAGCCCTCGGCCTGCCCGAGGAACGCGTGCATGCCCTGGCCCCGCTCGCCCTGCCGCTGGAAGGCAGTTCGCTGGAGGGCGTGGCGCTGGAGAGCTATGGCGCCCTGGCGCTGTTCGCCCAGTGCGCCGCCGGCGCCCTCGCCCCCGGCCAGCCCGGTCCGGCCGAGCTGGCGCTGATCGCCCGCATCTGCCGCCGGCTCGACGGCCTGCCGCTCGCCATCGAACTGGCGGCGGCGCGCGTGCCCATGCTGGGCCTGCACGGGGTGGACGCCAGCCTGGGCGACTCGCTCGACCTGCTCTCGCGCAGCCGTCCCGGCGGCGAGCCGCGCCACCAGTCGCTGCGCGACGTGTTGGACTGGAGCTATGCGCTGCTGAGCCCGGGCGAGCAGCGCATGCTGCGCTGCCTCTCGGTCTACCGCGCCAGCTTCACCATCGACTGCGCGCGCGCCGTGTGCGCGGCCGCGCCCGAGCCTTTCGAGCCGGCCGCGCTCTACAACCTGGCGGCGCGCTCGCTGCTGGTGTGCGAATACGACGGCGCCGAGGTGCGCTACCGGATGCTGGAGACCACGCGCGTCTATGCCGCCAGCCGGCTGGCCCAGGCGGGCGAACACGACGCGGTGCTGCGCGCCTACGCGCTGCGCTGCATCGGCTTGATGGCGGTCGCCAACGGCGAACGCGAGGGCCTGGAGGCCGCGCGCTGGCAGGCGCGTTACGGCGTGCGCCTGGACGACCTGCGCGCCGCCCTCGACTGGTGCTTCGGCCCGACGGGCGACACGCCGCTGGGCGTGCAACTGGCGGCAGCCGGCACCTTGCTGTGGAACGAACTTTCGCTGCTGGAAGAGCTGCGCGCCCAGGTACTGCGCGCCCTGCCCCACGCGCGCGAACCCCAGGCCGAGATGCTGCTCCAGACCAGCCTGGGAGGCGCTCTGGTCCACCTCGGCTATCCGCCCGAGCGCGCGGTCGCGGCCTTCTCGCGCGCCTACGAACTGGCGCGCAGCCACGGCGACAGCGCCCAGCTCACCAGGACCTATGCCGGACTGTGCTTCAACCACATCATCCAGGGCCAGTATCCGCAGGCGATGGCGCTGAGCCACGCCTTCGCTCCCTACCGCAACAAGGCGCGCGACCGCATCGCCGAGGACATCCACGACCGCGTGATGGCCGCCACCCTGCACTTCCAGGGCGAGCAGCGCCAGGCGCGCTTCCATGCCGAGCGCATCTACCGGTTGCCGCGCAGCACCCAGCGCGGCGCCGGCGGCAGCTCGGTCCAGTACGACGGCAAGGCGGCTTCGAGCGCCATCCTGGCGCGGGTGCGCTGGCTCACCGGACATGCCGAGGAAGCCGCCGCGCTCGCGCTCGAATCCGTGGAGCGCGCCCAGGAGATCGAGCATCCGGCCTCGCTCTGCCTGTCGCTGGCGCTCACCGCCTGTCCGGTCGCGTTCTGGAACGGCGACCAGCAGTCGGCGGCCTACTTCTCCAATTTGCTCTGTGAGCGCTCACAGGCGCATGGACTGCAGCAGTGGCAGTCCTGGGCCGAGCAGTTCCGCGCGCTGGCCTCCGGCACCTACCCGCAAGGGGCGCCGCCGCTCATGCCCGGGCCGCAGGCGGAGACCATGCATACCATCCTGCCGGGGCTGGCCGGGCCGGCGGATTTCGCCCGCGTCGGCCAGGGCCTGGCCGGCTGGTGCGCCGCCGAGCTGACCCGACAGAAGGCGGTCTGGATGCGCACCGCCGGCCGTCCGGCCGCCCAGGCCGAGGCCGAGCTGATGCGCGCAGCCTGCTTCGCCGAGAGCCAGGGCGCGCTGGCCTGGCTGCTGCGCATCGCCATCACCCGGGCCCAGTGGGCCCAGGGCACGCCGCGCCTCGGGCAGGCGCTGCAGCAGCTCTACGCCACCCTGCGCCGCTTCCCGCCGGGCTTCCCGGCACGCGGCCAGCGCGAGGCCCAGGCCCTGCTCGACGCCGCCGGGTCACCCACGTTCCCATTCCACCCAGCAAGCCACGCCGGCGGGCGCGGACGGGGCGCCGAAACCACAAGCCGCTGA
- a CDS encoding U32 family peptidase, whose translation MSLLDHQLELLAPAKTAEIGREAILHGADAVYIGGPAFGARHNASNPIEDITALVEFAHRYRARIFVTMNTIMHDAELELARKQIWQLYEAGVDALIIQDMGLLEIDLPPIQLHASTQCDIRTVEKAKFLGDVGFSQLVLARELTIEQIRKIRAEVDTPLEYFIHGALCVAFSGQCYISHADTGRSANRGDCSQACRLPYTLSDGQGRVVAYEKHLLSMKDNDQSANLEALVDAGIRSFKIEGRYKDMGYVKNITAHYRLLLDEILERRGEFARASSGTTRVLFSPDVDKNFHRGHTDYFAQGRQQTIGAFDSPKYVGVELGSVTRIGGDHFDLLTQAPMANGDGLNYMHKRDTVGIQANRAEKLGEDEEGQRWRVYPNETLSTLPGLKVGTVVSRNRDHQWEAALNKKSSERKLRLDLALSEVAGGLRLSLVDEDGIASALDAAVALKPAQQAAQAEAGLRASLGKLGNTMFEAGEITLDLSQPWFVPSAAINGLRRDAIAAHEAARLAAWERPPRKAPREPRAVYPETQLSYLANVYNEKARAFYHKHGVQLIDAAYEAHEEPGEVSLMITKHCLRFSFNLCPKQAKGVQGVQGQVRAEPMTLVSGGEKYTLRFDCKPCEMHVVGAMKPGILNSPPPSAVPYSPLVFHKQRPRA comes from the coding sequence ATGTCCCTCCTCGACCACCAGCTCGAACTGCTCGCGCCCGCCAAGACCGCCGAGATCGGCCGCGAAGCCATTCTTCATGGCGCCGACGCCGTCTACATCGGTGGCCCGGCCTTCGGCGCCCGCCACAATGCCAGCAATCCGATCGAGGACATCACCGCGCTGGTCGAGTTCGCGCACCGCTACCGGGCGCGCATCTTCGTGACCATGAACACCATCATGCACGACGCGGAGCTGGAGCTGGCGCGCAAGCAGATCTGGCAGCTGTACGAGGCCGGCGTCGATGCGCTCATCATCCAGGACATGGGCCTGCTCGAAATCGACCTGCCGCCGATCCAGCTGCACGCCAGCACCCAGTGCGACATCCGCACCGTGGAGAAGGCGAAGTTCCTGGGCGACGTCGGCTTTTCGCAGCTGGTGCTGGCGCGCGAGCTCACCATCGAGCAGATCCGCAAGATCCGCGCCGAGGTCGACACCCCGCTCGAATACTTCATCCACGGCGCGCTGTGCGTGGCCTTCTCGGGCCAGTGCTACATCTCGCACGCCGACACCGGCCGCAGCGCCAACCGCGGCGACTGCTCCCAGGCCTGCCGCCTGCCCTACACCCTGAGCGACGGCCAGGGCCGCGTGGTGGCCTACGAAAAACACCTGCTGTCGATGAAGGACAACGACCAGAGCGCCAACCTGGAAGCCCTGGTCGATGCCGGCATCCGCTCCTTCAAGATCGAAGGGCGTTACAAGGACATGGGCTATGTGAAGAACATCACGGCCCATTACCGCCTGCTGCTGGACGAGATCCTGGAGCGCCGCGGCGAATTCGCGCGCGCCTCGAGCGGGACCACCCGCGTGCTGTTCAGCCCCGACGTGGACAAGAACTTCCACCGCGGCCACACCGACTATTTTGCCCAGGGCCGCCAGCAGACCATCGGCGCCTTCGACTCGCCCAAGTACGTGGGCGTGGAACTGGGCAGCGTGACCCGCATCGGCGGCGACCACTTCGACCTGCTGACCCAGGCCCCGATGGCCAATGGCGACGGCCTGAACTACATGCACAAGCGCGACACGGTCGGGATCCAGGCCAACCGCGCCGAGAAGCTGGGCGAGGACGAGGAAGGCCAGCGCTGGCGCGTGTACCCGAACGAGACCCTGTCCACCCTGCCGGGACTGAAGGTCGGCACCGTGGTGTCGCGCAACCGCGATCACCAGTGGGAGGCGGCGCTCAACAAGAAATCGTCCGAACGCAAGCTGCGCCTGGACCTCGCCCTGAGCGAAGTCGCGGGCGGGCTGCGCCTGTCGCTGGTGGACGAGGACGGGATCGCCAGCGCCCTTGATGCCGCGGTCGCGCTGAAGCCGGCCCAGCAGGCGGCCCAGGCCGAGGCCGGGCTGCGCGCCAGCCTGGGCAAGCTGGGCAACACCATGTTCGAGGCGGGCGAGATCACCCTGGACCTGAGCCAGCCCTGGTTCGTGCCCTCGGCCGCCATCAACGGGCTGCGCCGCGACGCCATCGCCGCCCACGAAGCCGCGCGCCTGGCGGCCTGGGAGCGTCCGCCGCGCAAGGCCCCGCGCGAGCCTCGCGCGGTCTATCCCGAAACCCAGCTCAGCTACCTGGCGAACGTCTACAACGAGAAGGCGCGCGCCTTCTACCACAAGCATGGCGTGCAGCTGATCGATGCGGCCTACGAGGCCCACGAAGAGCCGGGCGAAGTCTCGCTGATGATCACCAAGCATTGCCTGCGCTTCTCCTTCAACCTGTGCCCGAAGCAGGCCAAGGGTGTCCAGGGCGTGCAGGGCCAGGTGCGGGCCGAGCCCATGACCCTGGTCAGCGGCGGCGAGAAGTACACGCTCCGCTTCGACTGCAAGCCTTGCGAGATGCACGTGGTGGGCGCGATGAAGCCGGGCATCCTGAATTCGCCGCCGCCCTCGGCGGTGCCCTACAGCCCGCTGGTATTCCACAAGCAGCGGCCACGGGCTTGA
- a CDS encoding CPBP family intramembrane glutamic endopeptidase — MHDYLFTVYLLVVLPAYSVWTSIRQKPATASKGALHDYWRQARFSLGLLVVLWLVSLLSDHSLREIGLDLPLSQPGRWDLLFAFVLLACLRLGEMYFERKTSPEDLAKQKAMLDSLPFRMPATRLETLVYVLCMSIATATWEILYRGYLLLILTPLLGLPTGVILASVSYGVAHGFTNTRQLLGSVIAAFAFTIAYAFTGSLWWLIVLHAAAPLTMVSAVRRMQAASVADSVVRK, encoded by the coding sequence ATGCACGACTATCTCTTTACCGTCTACTTGCTTGTCGTCTTGCCCGCCTACAGCGTGTGGACGAGTATTCGCCAGAAGCCGGCAACAGCTTCCAAGGGCGCGTTGCACGATTACTGGAGGCAGGCGAGGTTTTCCCTCGGCTTGCTGGTCGTATTGTGGCTGGTGTCCTTGCTGAGCGACCACTCGCTACGAGAGATCGGGCTCGACCTGCCGCTATCACAGCCTGGACGATGGGATTTGCTGTTCGCCTTCGTTCTCCTGGCTTGCCTGCGTTTGGGAGAGATGTATTTCGAGCGAAAAACCTCTCCCGAGGATCTGGCCAAACAAAAGGCTATGCTGGATTCGCTGCCTTTTCGCATGCCCGCGACACGACTCGAAACCCTGGTGTATGTGCTATGCATGAGCATCGCCACCGCGACTTGGGAAATTTTATACCGGGGTTATCTGCTGCTCATCCTGACGCCGCTCCTCGGTCTGCCAACGGGAGTCATACTGGCGTCAGTCTCATACGGCGTCGCACATGGCTTTACGAATACCCGCCAATTGCTCGGATCCGTCATTGCGGCATTCGCTTTTACGATTGCCTATGCTTTTACCGGCAGTTTATGGTGGCTGATCGTGCTGCATGCGGCAGCGCCACTGACGATGGTATCGGCCGTCCGCCGGATGCAGGCGGCGTCCGTCGCCGACTCCGTGGTACGCAAGTAG
- a CDS encoding SDR family oxidoreductase codes for MVVSNSKVVLITGASSGIGEATARHLAAQGMRVILGARRTDRLVALANEIRAAGGVAEVAQLDVTDLDSMRRFVDFAVDLHGRVDVLINNAGVMPLSKLEALKVDEWNQMLDVNVRGVLHGIASVLPLMQARRSGQIINIASIGAYTVSPTAAVYCATKFAVAAITEGLRQEVGGDIRVTLVSPGVVESELADSISDELARDTMREFRRIAIKPEAIARAIQFAIDQPADVDVSEMIVRPTASPF; via the coding sequence ATGGTCGTCAGCAATTCCAAAGTCGTTCTCATCACCGGCGCCAGCAGCGGCATCGGCGAAGCCACCGCCCGTCACCTGGCGGCCCAGGGCATGCGCGTGATCCTGGGCGCGCGCCGCACCGATCGCCTGGTCGCCCTCGCCAACGAGATCCGCGCCGCCGGCGGCGTGGCCGAAGTCGCCCAGCTCGACGTGACCGACCTCGACAGCATGCGCCGCTTCGTCGACTTCGCCGTCGACCTGCACGGCCGCGTCGACGTCCTCATCAACAACGCGGGCGTCATGCCGCTCTCGAAGCTCGAGGCCCTCAAGGTCGACGAGTGGAACCAAATGCTCGACGTCAACGTACGCGGCGTCCTGCACGGGATCGCCAGCGTGCTGCCCCTGATGCAGGCGCGGCGCAGCGGCCAGATCATCAACATCGCCTCGATCGGCGCCTACACCGTCAGCCCGACGGCCGCAGTCTACTGCGCCACCAAGTTCGCGGTGGCCGCCATCACCGAAGGCCTGCGCCAGGAAGTCGGCGGCGACATCCGCGTGACCCTGGTCTCGCCGGGCGTGGTCGAGTCGGAACTGGCGGACTCGATCTCGGACGAGCTCGCCCGCGACACCATGCGCGAGTTCCGCCGCATCGCGATCAAGCCCGAGGCCATTGCGCGCGCCATCCAGTTCGCCATCGACCAGCCGGCCGACGTCGACGTGAGCGAGATGATCGTGCGCCCGACCGCCAGCCCGTTCTGA
- a CDS encoding DoxX family protein encodes MNATTTQTAQATLSVIARILLASIFVVSGIGKLFAPEATIGYIASTGLPFAGAGLALAIAVELGGGLLLALGVKTRIVALALAAFSVVTALVFHNALGDQNQMIHFLKNIAMAGGLLQVAAFGAGAYSVDRKVLRPAAAR; translated from the coding sequence ATGAACGCGACCACCACCCAAACTGCCCAGGCCACCCTCTCGGTCATCGCCCGCATCCTGCTGGCCAGCATCTTCGTCGTCAGCGGCATCGGCAAGCTGTTCGCACCGGAAGCCACCATCGGCTACATCGCATCGACCGGCCTGCCCTTCGCCGGCGCCGGCCTGGCCCTCGCCATCGCGGTCGAGCTCGGCGGTGGCCTGCTGCTGGCCCTGGGCGTCAAGACCCGCATCGTCGCCCTGGCCCTGGCCGCGTTCTCGGTCGTGACCGCGCTCGTGTTCCACAACGCGCTCGGCGACCAGAACCAGATGATCCACTTCCTGAAGAACATTGCGATGGCCGGTGGCCTGCTGCAGGTGGCGGCCTTCGGGGCCGGCGCCTACAGCGTGGACCGCAAGGTGCTGCGCCCGGCTGCCGCCCGCTGA
- a CDS encoding glutathione S-transferase N-terminal domain-containing protein, producing the protein MTDLSAFPITEKWPARHPDRIQLYSLPTPNGVKAAIMLEETGLPYEAHRVDFANNDQLSPAFLSLNPNNKIPAILDPEGPGGKPLALFESGAILLYLAEKSGRFLPEDPAARYGVIQWLMFQMGGVGPMFGQLGFFHKFAGKDYEDKRPRDRYVAESRRLLGVLEGQLAKHAWIAGEDYGIADIATFPWVNNLLGFYDAGELVGIKDFPRVTEALERFRARPAVQRGLTIPS; encoded by the coding sequence ATGACCGATCTATCCGCTTTCCCCATCACCGAAAAATGGCCTGCGCGCCATCCCGACCGCATCCAGCTCTACTCGCTGCCCACGCCTAACGGCGTCAAGGCCGCCATCATGCTGGAGGAGACCGGGCTTCCCTACGAAGCGCACCGGGTCGACTTCGCGAACAACGACCAGCTCTCGCCGGCCTTCCTGTCGCTCAACCCGAACAACAAGATCCCCGCCATCCTCGACCCCGAGGGCCCGGGCGGCAAGCCCCTGGCGTTGTTCGAATCGGGCGCCATCCTGCTCTACCTGGCCGAGAAGAGCGGCCGTTTCCTGCCCGAGGACCCGGCGGCGCGCTATGGCGTGATCCAGTGGCTGATGTTCCAGATGGGCGGGGTCGGCCCGATGTTCGGCCAGCTCGGCTTCTTCCACAAGTTCGCCGGCAAGGACTACGAGGACAAGCGCCCGCGCGACCGCTACGTGGCCGAGTCGCGCCGCCTGCTGGGTGTGCTGGAGGGGCAACTGGCGAAACACGCCTGGATTGCAGGCGAGGACTACGGCATCGCCGACATCGCTACCTTCCCCTGGGTGAACAACCTGCTCGGCTTCTACGACGCGGGCGAGCTGGTCGGCATCAAGGATTTCCCGCGCGTCACCGAGGCGCTGGAGCGCTTCCGCGCCAGGCCCGCCGTGCAGCGCGGACTGACGATTCCTTCCTGA
- the wrbA gene encoding NAD(P)H:quinone oxidoreductase — MAKVLVLYYSSYGHIETMAKAVAEGARAAGATVDVKRVPETVPEEVAKGAHFKLQQDPPVATVAELENYDAIIVGAPTRYGRMPSQMAAFLDQTGGLWARGALNGKVGGAFTSTATQHGGQEATLFSIITNLLHFGMTIVGLPYSYQGQMTLDEITGGSPYGATTIAGGQGQRQPSELELGGARHQGELIARTAAKLFG, encoded by the coding sequence ATGGCAAAAGTACTGGTACTGTATTACTCGAGCTACGGGCACATCGAAACCATGGCCAAGGCGGTCGCCGAGGGCGCGCGTGCGGCCGGGGCCACGGTCGACGTCAAACGGGTGCCCGAAACGGTTCCTGAGGAAGTCGCCAAGGGCGCCCACTTCAAGCTGCAGCAGGACCCCCCGGTCGCCACCGTCGCCGAGCTCGAAAACTACGACGCGATCATCGTCGGCGCGCCCACCCGCTACGGCCGCATGCCCTCGCAGATGGCGGCCTTCCTCGACCAGACCGGCGGCCTGTGGGCGCGCGGCGCCCTGAACGGCAAGGTCGGCGGCGCCTTCACCTCGACCGCGACCCAGCACGGCGGCCAGGAAGCGACCCTGTTCTCGATCATCACCAACCTGCTGCACTTCGGCATGACCATCGTCGGCCTGCCCTACAGCTACCAGGGCCAGATGACGCTGGACGAGATCACCGGCGGCAGCCCCTACGGCGCCACGACCATCGCGGGCGGCCAGGGCCAGCGCCAGCCGAGCGAACTCGAACTGGGCGGCGCGCGCCACCAGGGTGAACTGATCGCCCGCACCGCGGCCAAGCTGTTCGGCTGA
- a CDS encoding LysR family transcriptional regulator: MDLLDLADFNLVARHGGFGRAARASGRPKATLSRRVTELEASLGVRLIERGARLLKLTEEGRALYERTSVLLTEIDQTAGDIASGNDRPRGRLRISAPLLFSQMAMGKLAAGFALAYPEVRLEVTTEDRPVDMVEEGYDLAIRVNPDPDETLVGRIVLYDRLLVVAHPALPVPEQGRPAPAIVREAGARERTWAVKTEQGPASISVDPVLRLSSLYMVRDAARLGVGAARLPVSLVARDLEAGKLLSWGELDGPEIAVWVLYPSRRLLSPRVSAFLAYLKQAFPKGTPDELAALMAAD, encoded by the coding sequence ATGGACTTGCTCGACCTTGCCGATTTCAACCTGGTTGCCCGCCACGGCGGATTCGGTCGCGCGGCGCGTGCCAGCGGCCGACCCAAGGCGACGCTCTCGCGCCGGGTGACCGAACTCGAAGCCAGCCTGGGCGTGCGCCTGATCGAGCGCGGCGCGCGCCTGCTCAAGCTCACGGAGGAAGGCCGGGCGCTCTACGAGCGCACCAGCGTGCTGCTCACCGAGATCGACCAGACCGCCGGCGACATCGCCTCCGGCAACGACCGGCCGCGCGGCCGCCTGCGCATCAGCGCGCCGCTGCTGTTCTCGCAGATGGCGATGGGGAAGCTGGCCGCTGGTTTCGCGCTCGCCTATCCCGAGGTGCGGCTGGAGGTGACCACCGAGGACCGGCCGGTGGACATGGTGGAGGAGGGCTATGACCTGGCGATCCGGGTCAACCCGGATCCGGACGAAACCCTGGTGGGACGCATCGTCCTCTACGACCGCCTGCTGGTGGTGGCCCATCCGGCGCTGCCGGTCCCCGAGCAGGGCCGGCCCGCGCCCGCCATCGTGCGCGAGGCGGGCGCCCGCGAGCGGACGTGGGCGGTGAAGACGGAGCAGGGGCCGGCCAGCATCTCGGTGGACCCGGTGCTGCGGCTGTCCTCGCTCTACATGGTGCGCGATGCCGCGCGCCTCGGGGTCGGCGCCGCGCGCCTGCCGGTGTCGCTGGTGGCCCGCGACCTCGAGGCCGGCAAGCTGCTCAGCTGGGGCGAGCTCGACGGCCCGGAGATCGCCGTGTGGGTCCTGTACCCCTCGCGCCGTCTGCTGAGCCCGCGGGTCTCCGCCTTCCTGGCCTACCTCAAGCAAGCCTTTCCCAAGGGGACGCCGGACGAACTCGCCGCCTTGATGGCGGCCGATTGA
- a CDS encoding SDR family oxidoreductase, which yields MTILVTGATGTVGRHLVQQLAARGAKVRALVRDPAKADFPAGVELAQGDLLDPSSLRPAFDGVSSLFLLNAVAADEFTQALIALNLAKAAGVKRVVYLSVIHSDLYANVPHFAGKLGVERAIEQLGFSGTILRPTYFMDNDVMVKDVVLGHGVYPMPLGSKGIAMIDSRDIAEIAARELLRHEASDAPLGLERINLVGPDTLTGSAVAALWTEVLDRPVAYVGDDTAGFEANLRHFMPEWMAYDMRLMGERFLSDGMVPNEGDVARLTTLLGRPLRSYRDFAAGLAAAA from the coding sequence ATGACCATCCTCGTCACTGGCGCCACCGGCACCGTCGGCCGCCATCTGGTCCAGCAACTCGCCGCCCGCGGCGCCAAGGTCCGCGCCCTCGTGCGCGATCCCGCCAAGGCGGACTTCCCGGCCGGCGTGGAGCTGGCGCAGGGCGACCTGCTCGACCCGAGCTCGCTGCGTCCGGCCTTCGACGGCGTTTCCTCGCTCTTCCTGCTCAATGCCGTCGCCGCCGACGAGTTCACCCAGGCGCTGATCGCGCTGAACCTGGCCAAGGCGGCCGGCGTGAAACGTGTCGTCTACCTCTCGGTGATCCATAGCGACCTGTACGCCAACGTGCCCCATTTCGCCGGCAAGCTGGGCGTCGAACGCGCGATCGAACAGCTGGGCTTTTCCGGCACGATCTTGCGGCCGACCTATTTCATGGACAACGATGTGATGGTCAAGGACGTGGTTCTGGGCCACGGCGTGTACCCGATGCCGCTCGGATCGAAAGGCATCGCCATGATCGACAGCCGCGACATCGCCGAGATCGCCGCCCGGGAACTGCTGCGCCACGAGGCGAGCGACGCGCCCCTGGGCCTGGAGCGCATCAACCTGGTAGGCCCGGATACCCTGACCGGCAGCGCCGTAGCCGCCCTCTGGACCGAGGTGCTCGACCGGCCGGTCGCCTACGTCGGCGACGACACCGCCGGCTTCGAGGCGAACCTGCGCCATTTCATGCCCGAATGGATGGCCTACGACATGCGCCTGATGGGCGAACGCTTCCTGAGCGATGGCATGGTCCCGAACGAGGGCGACGTCGCCCGCCTGACCACCCTGCTGGGCCGTCCGCTGCGCAGCTACCGCGACTTCGCCGCCGGCCTCGCCGCGGCAGCCTGA
- a CDS encoding AtaL-like protein, which translates to MIYSTATVPVNPEGQPALTRAQVWKGLVLKARDARQFLPPGLCTRCEVVEDSATHIVREATIAGAELREIIGFEPERKVSFFQASGPREGVIVNELFEDDTGALQLRFYCYLGLRDKAPGGPEERAEQEWMDSDKGYRSALLSTLQRTRELVAQGKL; encoded by the coding sequence ATGATCTATTCGACCGCCACCGTCCCCGTCAATCCCGAAGGCCAGCCGGCGCTGACACGCGCCCAGGTGTGGAAGGGCCTGGTGCTGAAGGCGCGCGACGCCCGCCAGTTCCTGCCGCCCGGCCTGTGCACCCGCTGTGAAGTGGTGGAAGACAGCGCCACCCACATCGTGCGCGAAGCCACCATCGCCGGCGCCGAACTGCGCGAAATCATCGGTTTCGAGCCCGAGCGCAAGGTGTCCTTCTTCCAGGCCAGCGGCCCGCGCGAAGGGGTGATCGTCAACGAGCTGTTCGAGGACGACACGGGCGCACTGCAGCTGCGCTTCTACTGCTACCTGGGCTTGCGCGACAAGGCGCCGGGCGGCCCGGAAGAGCGGGCCGAACAGGAATGGATGGACAGCGACAAGGGCTACCGCTCGGCCCTGCTGTCGACCCTGCAGCGCACCCGCGAGCTGGTTGCCCAGGGCAAGCTGTAA